In the Lampris incognitus isolate fLamInc1 chromosome 11, fLamInc1.hap2, whole genome shotgun sequence genome, one interval contains:
- the si:ch211-199f5.1 gene encoding protocadherin-8 yields the protein MSRVVFVGRHRWIFVCAIQHMLLASLVGSEGNTVRYQTNEEDGPGTVIGNLAKDLSLSLSHYSKTNFRMMKQFNDSFVGVRESDGELTVGERIDRERVCRHTSQCLVSFDVVHFAKDRYRLIHVEVEIRDINDNSPEFPSEECVVEISENAAAGSRIPLDPAADADVGSNYIQSYQISVNSHFSIDVLLRADGVKYAELVLMKELDRETQSSYAVELVATDGGDPHRSGSTKMLIKVTDFNDNSPVFDQNSFSVSLPEDSPVGTVILDLHATDADEGPNGEVVYGFGKQVSGEIKELFGVEGKSGRLVLRSPVDYEDKTTYELDVQATDLGPNPTPAVCKIIIHVKDVNDNVPEISITPMASTATGVAHISEAADRESLVALISTLDRDSGANGQVHCTLHGHDHFKLQQAYEDSYMIVTAAALDRERIGEYNLTVVAEDFGSPPLRRITPYTIRLSDENDNAPRFSKPVYEVSVVENNAPGAYIATVEARDADLGSNGKVTYRLVDGVVMGSPVNTFVSLNSVSGSIYALRSFNYEVVKRLDVHVQASDGGSPQLRGSSVVRLHIVDQNDNPPSITEPVLYKGSAEVLLPRHAPAGYLVTHIKAADADEGANAQLSYRITEGGHLGFSVNKATGKVHASRQLAYDLTDAVSITVAVSDGGTPALTSTATVRFSFMEGTLASAPSAAQSDGEELLEWDMSIAIIAVLAGSCSLLLLAIVLITTTCSRRKREKRQGGGYDGKEDVPSAEQGESGRIDSLITNHRGKVFDVHPFPEKPPLASGKAVETGCEGGGETAGVFEPTSTVMEGKLKGYSTLPGYGKETIRPVTIWKGNSFTTISARDPQISGKDSGKGDSDFNDSDSDISGDVHKKDSPPNNSLWACTSECKVLGHSDRCWSPTASRPHTSLASGPHLSTFSKTASLPRDTRRENYYPAHIPKTNGLQSVYEKVQHQEFDYILVGPPTPARIQETDEISIPEYSHP from the exons ATGTCGCGGGTCGTCTTTGTCGGCCGGCACCGGTGGATTTTCGTATGCGCGATTCAACACATGCTACTTGCCTCGCTGGTCGGGTCCGAGGGAAACACGGTGCGCTACCAGACCAACGAGGAGGACGGACCAGGTACGGTCATCGGCAACCTCGCCAAGGACTTGTCCTTGAGCCTGTCCCATTACTCCAAGACCAATTTCAGGATGATGAAACAGTTCAACGACTCGTTCGTcggggtgagagagagcgacggGGAGCTGACGGTCGGGGAGCGGATCGACCGGGAGCGGGTCTGCAGGCACACTTCGCAGTGCCTCGTCAGTTTCGACGTGGTGCATTTCGCCAAAGACCGCTACAGACTGATCCACGTCGAGGTGGAGATCAGAGACATCAACGACAACTCTCCGGAGTTTCCCAGCGAGGAGTGCGTGGTGGAGATCTCGGAGAACGCGGCGGCGGGGTCCCGCATCCCCCTGGACCCGGCGGCGGACGCCGACGTCGGGTCCAACTACATCCAAAGCTATCAGATCTCGGTCAACAGTCACTTTTCCATTGACGTCCTCCTGAGAGCGGATGGGGTTAAATATGCGGAGCTGGTGCTGATGAAGGAGCTGGACAGGGAGACTCAGTCGTCGTACGCGGTGGAGCTGGTTGCCACGGACGGGGGCGACCCGCATCGCTCGGGGTCAACCAAGATGCTCATCAAAGTGACAGATTTCAACGACAACAGCCCCGTGTTCGACCAGAACAGCTTCTCCGTCTCTCTGCCCGAGGACTCCCCGGTCGGCACGGTCATACTGGACTTGCACGCGACCGACGCTGACGAGGGTCCGAACGGGGAGGTCGTCTACGGGTTCGGCAAACAGGTCTCCGGCGAGATCAAGGAACTTTTCGGGGTGGAGGGTAAATCGGGTCGCCTCGTGCTCCGCAGCCCCGTGGACTACGAGGACAAAACCACCTACGAGCTAGACGTGCAGGCGACCGACCTGGGACCCAACCCGACCCCCGCCGTCTGCAAAATCATCATTCACGTCAAAGACGTCAACGACAACGTCCCGGAAATCAGCATCACCCCCATGGCCTCCACGGCGACGGGCGTCGCGCACATAAGCGAGGCCGCGGACAGGGAGAGCCTGGTGGCGCTGATCAGCACCCTGGACAGGGACTCGGGGGCCAACGGCCAGGTGCACTGCACGCTGCACGGCCACGACCACTTCAAGCTGCAGCAGGCGTACGAGGACAGCTACATGATCGTGACGGCCGCGGCCCTGGACAGGGAGCGAATCGGCGAGTACAACCTGACGGTGGTGGCGGAGGACTTCGGCTCGCCCCCCCTGAGGAGGATCACGCCGTACACGATCCGCCTGAGCGACGAGAACGACAACGCGCCCCGCTTCAGCAAGCCCGTGTACGAAGTGTCCGTGGTGGAGAACAACGCGCCGGGCGCCTACATCGCCACCGTCGAGGCCAGAGACGCGGACCTGGGCAGCAACGGCAAGGTCACCTACAGGCTGGTGGACGGCGTCGTCATGGGGTCGCCCGTCAACACGTTCGTCTCGCTCAATTCGGTGTCGGGCTCCATATACGCGTTGAGGAGCTTCAACTACGAGGTCGTGAAGCGGCTCGACGTGCACGTGCAGGCCAGCGACGGGGGCTCGCCCCAGCTGCGGGGCAGCTCGGTCGTCAGACTACACATAGTGGATCAGAACGACAACCCGCCCTCCATCACGGAGCCGGTCCTCTACAAGGGATCCGCGGAGGTTCTCCTGCCCCGGCACGCACCCGCGGGTTATTTGGTGACCCACATCAAGGCCGCGGACGCCGACGAAGGCGCAAACGCGCAGCTGTCCTACCGGATCACCGAGGGGGGCCACCTGGGCTTCTCGGTCAACAAAGCCACGGGCAAGGTGCACGCCAGCCGTCAGCTGGCTTACGATCTGACAGACGCCGTCAGCATCACCGTGGCGGTCAGCGACGGCGGGACGCCCGCCCTGACCTCCACCGCCACGGTGCGCTTCAGCTTCATGGAGGGCACCCTGGCCAGCGCGCCCTCCGCGGCTCAGAGTGACGGCGAGGAGCTGCTGGAATGGGACATGTCCATAGCCATCATCGCCGTCCTGGCCGGGAgctgctctctcctcctcctggcCATCGTCCTCATCACCACCACGTGCAGCCgccgaaagagagagaagaggcagGGGGGCGGGTATGACGGAAAGGAGGACGTGCCAAGCGCCGAGCAGGGGGAGAGCGGTCGTATCGACTCGCTGATTACCAACCACAGAGGGAAAGTGTTTGACGTCCATCCGTTTCCGGAGAAGCCCCCGTTGGCCAGCGGCAAGGCGGTGGAGACGGGCTGCGAGGGCGGCGGGGAAACAGCCGGCGTCTTCGAGCCCACCAGCACGGTGATGGAGGGCAAACTGAAG GGCTACTCTACACTGCCGGGCTATGGGAAGGAGACCATCCGGCCTGTCACCATATGGAAGGGTAACTCGTTCACGACCATCTCGGCGAGAGACCCGCAGATCAGCGGGAAGGACAGCGGGAAGGGGGACAGCGACTTCAACGACAGCGACTCGGACATAAGCGGAGACGTGCACAAGAAGGACTCTCCGCCGAACAACA GTCTTTGGGCGTGCACAAGTGAATGCAAGGTCTTGGGCCACTCTGACCGATGCTGGAGCCCGACGGCCAGCAGGCCCCACACGAGCCTGGCCAGCGGACCACATCTGTCCACTTTCTCCAAGACGGCGTCGCTCCCACGAGACACCAGGAGGGAAAACTACTACCCAGCCCACATACCCAAAACCAACGGTTTGCAAAGTGTCTACGAAAAAGTCCAGCACCAGGAATTTGATTACATACTTGTTGGTCCACCGACACCAGCCAGAATACAGGAAACAGACGAGATATCAATTCCCGAGTATTCACACCCCTAA
- the LOC130120994 gene encoding leukocyte cell-derived chemotaxin 1-like, protein MKEPSEKAHDDFNGSGYLEPCVAPMFGASTSTAPAAVGRLLRFGAAAFVVGAILMLCASIGASYLWRANDKNVYNVHYSMSVDGETRRGSVEIDPGRNLERFRTGSGDEEAVEIHDFQSGITGIRFFRGGKCYVKSQTKANLPDMGLHAKEPSTFDLTEETLPVKFDEDSLVWVAADRPLKDATFLSAKILDLCGDLPIYWLHPSHPKDGERRKRDAQRAKRQFNAEELEAAAEEGNSAGLSRDDTSRAGEGEEEEAQSAAGSGFNPENPYHRRAPAGEEGSLTFDPMLDHLGICCSECRRSYTHCQRICEPLGGHWPWPYNYRGCQVACRVILPCRWWVARILGVV, encoded by the exons ATGAAAGAGCCCTCGGAAAAAGCCCACGACGACTTCAATGGATCTGGTTATCTTGAGCCCTGCGTCGCTCCG ATGTTCGGCGCGTCCACCTCGACGGCCCCCGCTGCCGTAGGCCGCCTCCTGAGGTTCGGGGCCGCGGCCTTCGTTGTCGGGGCCATCCTGATGTTGTGTGCGTCCATCGGAGCGTCCTACCTCTGGAGAGCCAACGATAAGAAC GTCTACAACGTTCACTACAGCATGAGCGTCGACGGCGAGACCAGGCGGGGATCCGTGGAAATCGATCCCGGTCGAAACCTGGAGCGGTTCAGGACCGGCAGCGGGGACGAGGAGGCGGTGGAGATCCACGACTTTCAAAGC GGAATCACTGGAATCCGCTTCTTCCGAGGAGGGAAGTGCTACGTCAAGTCTCAAACCAAAGCCAACCTCCCGGATATGGGACTTCACGCCAAAGAGCCGTCGACCTTTGACCTG ACGGAGGAAACCTTGCCAGTGAAGTTTGACGAGGACTCTCTGGTTTGGGTTGCTGCGGACCGACCCCTGAAGGACGCCACATTCCTGAGCGCCAAAATCCTGGATCTCTGCGGGGACTTGCCAATTTACTGGCTGCATCCTTCCCACCCTAAAG atggagagaggcgAAAAAGAGACGCGCAGCGAGCCAAGCGGCAGTTTAACGCCGAGGAGTTGGAGGCAGCCGCCGAGGAGGGGAACTCGGCGGGCCTTTCGCGCGACGACACCTCCAGAGCCGGagaaggggaggaagaggaggcgcaGTCTGCCGCCGGGTCGGGCTTCAATCCAGAAAACCCCTATCAC CGCAGGGCACCGGCGGGAGAGGAAGGCAGCCTGACCTTTGACCCCATGCTGGACCACCTGGGGATCTGCTGCTCGGAGTGCAGGCGCAGCTACACCCACTGCCAGAGAATATGCGAGCCCCTGGGCGGCCACTGGCCCTGGCCCTACAACTACAGGGGGTGCCAGGTGGCCTGCCGAGTGATTCTGCCTTGCCGCTGGTGGGTGGCGCGTATTCTCGGCGTCGTGTGA
- the LOC130120995 gene encoding endothelin receptor type B-like: protein MCLESTRIRAAFKYINTTVSILVFIVGMVGNSALLKIIYVNRCLRSGPNLLIASLALGDLIHIVIDIPINAYRLMAEDWPFGLALCKLVPFIQKTSVGITVLSLCALSIDRYRAVVSWNRIKGIGVSVWTTVEITLIWVISTMLAVPEVAGFDMITMDYKGKHLRICLLHPMQTTRFMQFYKLAKDWWLFGFYFCMPLACTALFYALMTRKMLRNTENTLSELTKQRREVARTVFSLVLVFAICWLPLYLSRILKSTIYDEGDPNRCQLLSIFLILDYFGINMASINSCINPIALYMVSKRFKRCFKACLCSWCLPLQAVTRDEAQSVLKSKMQEQVSDHGNIKANGRASTPPHEQETA, encoded by the exons ATGTGCTTAGAGTCGACCAGAATTAGAGCCGCGTTCAAATATATAAATACCACGGTCTCCATCCTGGTGTTCATCGTCGGCATGGTGGGGAATTCAGCGCTGTTGAAAATCATATACGTAAACAGATGCTTGAGAAGCGGACCCAACCTGCTAATTGCCAGCCTGGCTTTGGGGGATCTAATACACATCGTGATAGACATTCCAATCAACGCGTACAGG CTCATGGCGGAGGACTGGCCGTTCGGCTTGGCGCTGTGCAAACTGGTCCCGTTCATACAGAAAACTTCTGTCGGGATTACCGTGTTGAGCTTATGTGCATTGAGCATCGACAG ATATCGAGCTGTTGTATCCTGGAATCGAATCAAAGGCATCGGCGTTTCAGTGTGGACCACAGTAGAAATAACTCTGATATGGGTTATTTCCACCATGCTGGCTGTGCCTGAAGTGGCGGGCTTTGATATGATAACAATGGACTATAAAGGAAAGCATCTGAGAATATGCCTGCTTCATCCCATGCAGACGACACGGTTCATGCAG TTTTATAAATTGGCAAAAGACTGGTGGCTCTTTGGCTTCTACTTTTGCATGCCGCTGGCTTGCACGGCTCTCTTCTACGCACTGATGACGAGGAAGATGCTGAGGAATACCGAGAATACATTAAGCGAACTCACCAAACAG AGACGAGAAGTGGCGAGAACCGTCTTTTCTTTGGTTCTTGTTTTTGCCATCTGCTGGTTGCCCCTTTACTTAAGCAGAATCTTGAAATCCACCATTTATGACGAGGGGGATCCGAACAGGTGTCAGCTACTCAG CATCTTTCTTATTCTGGACTATTTCGGCATCAACATGGCCTCGATCAACTCGTGCATCAACCCTATTGCACTGTACATGGTCAGCAAGAGATTCAAAAGATGTTTTAAG GCATGCCTGTGCAGTTGGTGCCTACCTCTTCAAGCTGTTACCCGTGATGAGGCGCAGTCTGTTTTGAAGTCCAAAATGCAGGAACAAGTCTCAGATCACGGCAACATCAAAGCTAATGGACGCGCCTCGACACCCCCACACGAGCAGGAAACCGCCTAG